The Kaustia mangrovi genome has a segment encoding these proteins:
- a CDS encoding NAD-dependent succinate-semialdehyde dehydrogenase, which produces MTSYPNTTLFIDGSWCEATGGRTLPVIDPATEETIGTVAHASREDLDRALAAADKGFAVWSNTGAFDRYKLMRKAAGLLRERADAIAAMMTAEQGKPLGQAKAETLGGADTIDWFAEEARRTYGQVIPSRAPGVTQMTIKVPVGPVAAFTPWNFPINQVVRKLCAALATGCSIIVKGPEETPASPAELIRCFVDAGIPDGVVNLVYGTPAEISEYLIPHPVIRKISFTGSTPVGKQLAALAGLHMKRATMELGGHAPVLVFDDADIDKAVSMMATHKYRNAGQVCVSPTRFLVQEAVADRFVEGFVEASKATKVGNGMDEGVAMGPLANERRIPTMEAMIQDAVDHGAKLETGGHRIGNKGYFFEPTVLTDVPTSARVMNEEPFGPLAVINRFDDAESALEEANRLDFGLAAYAFTGSSSTAHKLRSRVQAGMLTINHLGLALPEVPFGGIRDSGYGTEGGSDATEAYLDTRLVTQMD; this is translated from the coding sequence ATGACGAGCTATCCGAACACGACGCTTTTCATCGACGGCAGCTGGTGCGAGGCGACCGGAGGCAGGACGCTTCCGGTGATCGACCCGGCCACCGAGGAGACCATCGGCACGGTCGCCCATGCCTCCAGGGAGGACCTCGACCGGGCGCTTGCCGCCGCCGACAAGGGGTTCGCGGTGTGGAGCAACACCGGCGCCTTCGACCGCTACAAGCTGATGCGCAAGGCCGCCGGCCTGCTGCGCGAGCGCGCCGACGCGATCGCCGCCATGATGACCGCCGAGCAGGGCAAGCCGCTCGGCCAGGCGAAGGCGGAAACGCTTGGCGGCGCCGACACCATCGACTGGTTCGCCGAGGAGGCGCGGCGCACCTACGGCCAGGTGATCCCGTCGCGCGCGCCCGGCGTCACCCAGATGACCATCAAGGTGCCGGTCGGCCCCGTCGCCGCCTTCACGCCGTGGAACTTCCCCATCAACCAGGTGGTGCGCAAGCTCTGCGCGGCGCTTGCCACCGGCTGCTCGATCATCGTCAAGGGGCCGGAGGAGACGCCCGCCTCGCCGGCTGAGCTGATCCGCTGCTTCGTCGATGCCGGCATTCCCGACGGCGTCGTCAATCTTGTCTACGGCACCCCGGCGGAGATCTCCGAATATCTGATCCCGCACCCGGTCATCCGCAAGATCTCGTTCACCGGCTCCACGCCCGTCGGCAAGCAACTCGCCGCGCTCGCCGGCCTGCACATGAAGCGCGCCACCATGGAGCTCGGCGGTCATGCCCCGGTTCTGGTGTTCGACGACGCCGATATCGACAAGGCCGTCTCCATGATGGCGACGCACAAATACCGCAATGCCGGACAGGTCTGCGTCTCGCCGACGCGGTTCCTGGTGCAAGAGGCGGTGGCCGACCGCTTCGTCGAGGGTTTCGTGGAGGCCTCGAAAGCGACCAAGGTCGGCAATGGCATGGATGAGGGCGTGGCCATGGGCCCGCTCGCCAATGAGCGCCGGATTCCGACCATGGAGGCGATGATCCAGGACGCGGTGGACCATGGCGCCAAGCTGGAGACGGGCGGCCACCGCATCGGCAACAAGGGCTATTTCTTCGAGCCGACGGTGCTGACCGACGTGCCGACCTCCGCGCGCGTGATGAACGAGGAGCCGTTCGGCCCGCTCGCCGTCATCAACCGCTTCGACGATGCCGAGTCAGCGCTGGAGGAGGCCAACCGCCTGGATTTCGGCCTCGCCGCCTATGCCTTCACCGGTAGCTCCTCGACGGCCCACAAGCTGCGCTCGCGCGTGCAGGCCGGCATGCTGACCATCAACCATCTGGGCCTCGCCCTGCCGGAGGTCCCCTTCGGCGGCATCCGGGATTCGGGCTACGGCACCGAGGGCGGCTCGGACGCCACCGAGGCCTATCTCGACACCCGCCTCGTCACCCAGATGGACTGA
- a CDS encoding acetolactate synthase large subunit — MTTNGADLLVTTLADHGVDTCFANPGTTEMHLLAAIGREARMSTHLCVFEGVATGAADGYARMAGKPAMTLLHLGPGLANGMANLHNARKAATPVVNVIGEHATYHLSLNAPLAANIEGMAATVSDRVVTATSPGTVAADTASLLEAISGGTARVGTIVVPNDVAWGECNMNKATVEPDPRPTHDADAVAPAAAALRQGEGSLLLIGAPFITARASALAYAISQHTGCMVMAEAAVARMQRGGGTPPIKRIPFHVDLATEALSGVKRAVLAGSRAPVAFFAYPGRSSEILPEGTETIALSPALSDLEAALEALAAELGAETAEYRPAPVPAADPAAAITPETLAATVARTLPANAIVADESITSGAHLFPYCGEGVPHDWLNNRGGSIGYSMPVAVGAAVACPDRDVMCLTGDGSALYTLQSLWTMARSRLNVTAVILANRTYRILANEMSKIGAGDPTGETMPLMSLDDPAPDWVKLAEGHGVPAERVDNVAGLEAALRRAHGEAGPHLIEAVL, encoded by the coding sequence ATGACAACCAATGGTGCCGACCTTCTGGTCACGACACTGGCAGATCACGGTGTGGACACCTGTTTTGCCAATCCGGGCACGACGGAGATGCATCTGCTCGCCGCAATCGGGCGCGAGGCGCGCATGTCGACGCATCTGTGCGTCTTCGAGGGCGTGGCCACCGGCGCGGCCGACGGATATGCCCGCATGGCCGGAAAGCCCGCCATGACGCTCCTCCATCTCGGCCCCGGCCTCGCCAACGGAATGGCCAACCTACACAATGCCCGCAAGGCCGCGACGCCGGTCGTCAACGTCATCGGCGAGCACGCCACCTATCACCTCAGCCTCAACGCGCCGCTTGCCGCCAATATCGAAGGCATGGCCGCGACCGTCAGCGACCGTGTCGTCACCGCGACCTCGCCCGGAACGGTCGCCGCCGACACCGCGTCGCTCCTGGAGGCGATTTCGGGAGGCACCGCACGGGTCGGCACGATTGTCGTCCCCAACGATGTCGCCTGGGGCGAATGCAACATGAACAAGGCGACGGTCGAGCCCGACCCGCGCCCCACCCATGACGCGGACGCCGTCGCGCCGGCCGCCGCCGCCCTGCGCCAGGGCGAGGGCTCGCTGCTCCTGATCGGCGCGCCGTTCATCACCGCGCGCGCCTCAGCCCTCGCATACGCCATCTCGCAGCATACCGGCTGCATGGTCATGGCCGAGGCGGCGGTGGCGCGCATGCAGCGCGGCGGCGGCACCCCGCCCATCAAGCGGATCCCGTTCCATGTCGACCTCGCCACGGAGGCGCTAAGCGGCGTGAAGCGGGCCGTCCTCGCCGGCTCGCGCGCGCCGGTCGCCTTCTTCGCCTATCCCGGCCGGTCGAGCGAGATCCTGCCCGAGGGCACCGAAACCATCGCGCTGAGCCCCGCCCTGTCGGACCTGGAGGCCGCGCTGGAAGCGCTCGCTGCGGAACTCGGAGCCGAAACGGCCGAATACCGACCCGCCCCGGTCCCGGCCGCCGATCCGGCCGCGGCGATCACGCCGGAAACGCTGGCCGCGACGGTCGCGCGGACCCTGCCGGCCAACGCCATCGTGGCCGACGAATCGATCACCAGCGGCGCGCACCTGTTCCCCTATTGCGGTGAGGGCGTGCCCCATGACTGGCTCAACAATCGCGGCGGCTCCATAGGCTATTCCATGCCCGTCGCCGTCGGCGCGGCGGTCGCCTGCCCGGACCGGGACGTGATGTGCCTCACCGGCGACGGCTCCGCCCTCTATACCCTGCAGAGCCTGTGGACGATGGCGCGCTCGAGGCTCAATGTGACCGCCGTGATCCTGGCGAACCGCACCTACCGGATCCTCGCCAACGAGATGTCCAAGATCGGCGCCGGCGATCCCACCGGGGAGACCATGCCGCTGATGAGCCTCGACGATCCGGCCCCCGACTGGGTGAAGCTCGCGGAGGGCCATGGCGTCCCGGCGGAGCGGGTCGATAACGTGGCGGGGCTGGAGGCCGCCCTGCGCCGCGCCCATGGCGAAGCCGGGCCGCACCTGATCGAGGCCGTCCTGTGA
- a CDS encoding GntR family transcriptional regulator: MSARETILRKTLHEELAALLRNMIVEGELRPGERIPEQALCERFGVSRTPLREALMVLSAEKLVHLSPNRGASVVRITCDDVSEIFPLMATLEGYAGELACERIESAGLDRLRLLVDELSDRHRAADVQGYVEFCRRIAEAVMEESRNATLSHQYQVLLVRVHNIYMRSLEVMVERMPEHWQAALDGRQAMLEALENRDGPTYARLARNYVCYQVETVREALKAHEPELSS, encoded by the coding sequence ATGTCTGCAAGAGAAACCATCCTGCGAAAGACGCTCCACGAGGAGCTTGCCGCGCTGTTGCGCAACATGATCGTCGAGGGCGAGCTTCGGCCGGGCGAGCGCATCCCGGAGCAGGCGCTTTGCGAGCGCTTCGGCGTCTCGCGCACGCCGCTGCGCGAGGCGCTCATGGTGCTGTCGGCGGAGAAGCTCGTCCATCTGTCGCCGAATCGCGGGGCAAGCGTCGTGCGCATCACCTGTGACGATGTCAGCGAGATCTTCCCGCTCATGGCGACGCTGGAGGGCTATGCCGGAGAGCTGGCCTGCGAGCGTATCGAGAGTGCGGGCCTGGACCGTCTCCGCCTGCTCGTCGATGAGCTTTCCGACCGTCATCGGGCGGCCGACGTGCAGGGCTATGTCGAGTTCTGCCGGCGCATCGCGGAGGCGGTGATGGAGGAATCGCGCAATGCGACCCTCAGCCATCAGTATCAGGTGCTGCTGGTCCGCGTGCACAACATCTATATGCGCAGCCTCGAGGTGATGGTCGAGCGTATGCCGGAGCACTGGCAGGCTGCGCTCGACGGGCGCCAGGCGATGCTCGAGGCGCTGGAGAACCGCGACGGTCCGACCTATGCGCGTCTGGCGCGCAACTATGTCTGCTATCAGGTGGAGACGGTGCGCGAGGCGCTCAAGGCGCATGAGCCCGAATTGTCGTCATAG